A portion of the Paenibacillus sp. PvR098 genome contains these proteins:
- the thrS gene encoding threonine--tRNA ligase encodes MAVKVSFPDGAVREFEQGATVEDVAGSISSGLKKNAVVGKMNGKLVDLNTPIEADTPLQIVTLDSEEGLEVYRHSTAHLMAQAIKRLYGEKNVKLGIGPVIEDGFYYDIDMEASLTPEDLVKIEKEMERIAQENLPIRRREVSREEAVRIFTELEDPLKLELIRDLPGDSVITIYDQGEFFDLCRGPHLPSTGRIKAFKLLSVAGAYWRGDSKNKMLQRIYGTAFPKKAELDEHLHLLEEAKKRDHRKLGKELKMFTFSNEVGQGLPLWLPHGAKLRRTMERYIVDLEERLGYQHVYTPVLANVELYKTSGHWEHYSEDMFPKMVMDNEELVLRPMNCPHHMMVYKSDMRSYRDLPVRIAELGMMHRYEMSGALTGLHRVRAMTLNDAHIFCRPDQIKEEFARVVNLIRQVYEDFGIKEYRFRLSYRDPKDTEKYFQNDEMWEMSQRMLREVVEELGLPFFEAEGEAAFYGPKLDVQIKTALKKEETLSTAQLDFLLPERFQLEYVGADGQKHRPVVIHRGIISTMERMTAFLLENFAGALPTWLCPVQAKVLPVSSNFEGYAKEVEEKLKLAGIRVEADVRNEKLGYKIREAQLEKIPYMLVVGENEVQSGSVSVRKRGQGDLGAQSLESVVALIEEDIRSKQV; translated from the coding sequence ATGGCGGTAAAAGTAAGTTTTCCGGATGGCGCGGTAAGGGAGTTTGAACAAGGCGCTACGGTGGAGGATGTCGCGGGCTCCATTAGCTCGGGCTTGAAGAAAAATGCTGTGGTAGGCAAGATGAACGGTAAGCTGGTGGATTTAAACACGCCGATCGAAGCGGACACACCGCTTCAAATCGTTACATTGGACAGCGAAGAAGGGCTTGAGGTATACCGGCACAGTACGGCGCATTTGATGGCGCAAGCGATCAAACGCCTGTACGGGGAGAAGAACGTTAAGCTGGGGATCGGCCCGGTCATCGAAGACGGTTTCTACTATGACATCGATATGGAGGCTTCGCTGACACCTGAGGATCTCGTGAAGATAGAGAAGGAAATGGAACGGATCGCACAGGAGAACTTGCCGATTCGCCGCCGTGAAGTCAGCCGGGAAGAAGCGGTACGCATCTTCACTGAACTGGAGGATCCTTTAAAGCTGGAGCTGATTCGTGATCTTCCGGGGGATTCGGTAATTACGATTTATGATCAAGGCGAATTCTTCGATCTTTGCCGCGGTCCTCATCTTCCGTCCACTGGCCGGATCAAAGCCTTCAAGCTGCTGAGTGTAGCCGGTGCTTATTGGAGAGGCGATTCCAAGAACAAAATGCTGCAGCGGATTTACGGTACGGCCTTCCCGAAAAAAGCGGAGTTGGACGAGCATTTGCATCTCCTGGAGGAAGCCAAGAAACGCGACCACCGCAAGCTCGGCAAAGAGCTGAAAATGTTTACCTTCTCCAATGAAGTCGGCCAAGGGCTGCCTCTTTGGTTGCCTCACGGAGCGAAGCTTCGACGTACGATGGAGCGTTACATCGTCGATTTGGAGGAACGTTTAGGGTATCAGCACGTGTATACGCCGGTGCTTGCTAACGTCGAGCTTTACAAAACCAGCGGTCACTGGGAACATTACAGCGAAGATATGTTTCCTAAGATGGTCATGGATAACGAAGAGCTGGTGCTGCGCCCGATGAACTGTCCGCATCACATGATGGTGTATAAAAGCGATATGCGCAGCTATCGCGATCTGCCGGTACGGATCGCCGAGCTTGGCATGATGCACCGTTATGAGATGTCCGGCGCGCTGACCGGTCTGCACCGCGTTCGGGCGATGACGCTGAATGATGCGCATATTTTCTGCCGTCCCGATCAGATCAAGGAGGAGTTTGCCCGCGTCGTGAACCTGATCCGTCAGGTATATGAAGATTTCGGGATTAAAGAGTACCGTTTCCGCTTGTCTTACCGTGATCCGAAGGATACGGAGAAGTATTTCCAGAATGACGAGATGTGGGAAATGTCGCAGCGTATGCTGCGTGAAGTAGTGGAAGAGCTCGGCCTGCCGTTCTTTGAAGCGGAGGGCGAAGCGGCCTTCTATGGTCCAAAGCTTGACGTGCAGATCAAGACCGCTCTTAAGAAAGAAGAGACGCTTTCCACTGCACAGCTGGACTTCCTGCTGCCGGAGCGATTCCAACTAGAGTACGTCGGCGCCGATGGTCAAAAGCACCGTCCGGTCGTTATCCACCGCGGCATCATCTCTACGATGGAGCGCATGACGGCCTTCCTGCTGGAGAATTTCGCAGGTGCGCTGCCGACATGGTTGTGTCCGGTTCAAGCTAAAGTGCTTCCTGTATCAAGTAATTTCGAAGGCTATGCTAAGGAAGTGGAGGAGAAGCTGAAGCTCGCCGGCATTCGTGTAGAAGCGGATGTGCGGAACGAGAAGCTCGGTTACAAAATCCGTGAAGCACAGCTGGAAAAAATTCCATACATGCTTGTTGTGGGCGAGAATGAGGTCCAATCGGGAAGCGTGTCGGTACGTAAACGGGGACAAGGCGATCTGGGCGCTCAAAGCTTGGAGAGTGTCGTTGCGCTGATTGAGGAAGATATCCGTTCAAAGCAAGTATAA
- a CDS encoding NAD(P)/FAD-dependent oxidoreductase: MSNEISDVIIVGGGPAGMFAAFYGGMRQASVKLIESMPQLGGQLAALYPEKYIYDVAGFPKVTAQELVNNLNTQMKHFPIEVCLEEKVQKVEKKDERLFEVTTDKGTHQSKAVIITGGVGAFEPRRLELPEAARYEKKNLHYFVSDLHQFKGQKVLISGGGDSAVDWALMLEPIAEKVTLIHRRDKFRAHEHSVENLMKSKVDVVTPTEITALHGNSLIEKVTLKHIKTGEETVIDVDAVIVNFGFVSTLGPIAQWGLEIDNGSIIVDSRMETNIPGIFAAGDITTYPGKLKLIAVGFGEAPTAINNAKVYIDPTAKLSPGHSSNMKL, encoded by the coding sequence ATGAGTAACGAAATAAGCGACGTGATTATCGTCGGCGGAGGCCCTGCAGGTATGTTTGCCGCTTTTTATGGAGGGATGCGGCAGGCTTCCGTAAAACTGATTGAAAGCATGCCACAGCTCGGAGGACAATTGGCTGCTCTTTATCCGGAGAAATACATTTATGATGTGGCTGGATTTCCTAAAGTAACGGCGCAAGAACTGGTCAACAATTTAAACACCCAAATGAAGCATTTTCCCATCGAAGTATGCCTGGAAGAGAAAGTACAGAAGGTGGAGAAAAAAGACGAGCGGCTGTTTGAAGTGACTACGGACAAAGGAACTCATCAATCCAAGGCTGTCATCATTACCGGCGGGGTCGGCGCGTTTGAACCGAGAAGACTGGAGCTGCCCGAAGCTGCCCGATACGAAAAGAAAAACCTGCATTATTTCGTCAGTGATCTTCACCAGTTTAAAGGACAAAAGGTGCTCATTAGCGGCGGCGGGGATTCCGCTGTAGACTGGGCGCTGATGCTGGAACCCATCGCCGAGAAGGTGACGCTGATTCACCGCCGCGATAAATTCCGCGCACATGAGCACAGCGTAGAGAACTTGATGAAATCCAAGGTCGACGTGGTCACACCGACGGAAATCACCGCACTGCATGGCAACAGCTTGATCGAGAAAGTGACGCTAAAACACATCAAAACCGGCGAAGAAACGGTCATTGACGTGGATGCGGTCATTGTTAACTTCGGTTTTGTCTCCACGCTTGGTCCTATTGCACAATGGGGACTTGAGATCGACAACGGCTCGATCATCGTAGATTCCCGCATGGAAACGAATATTCCCGGCATTTTCGCAGCTGGCGACATCACCACTTACCCGGGTAAGCTGAAATTGATCGCCGTCGGTTTCGGTGAAGCACCTACGGCCATCAACAATGCCAAAGTATACATCGATCCTACGGCTAAGCTCTCCCCCGGACATAGCTCGAACATGAAGCTGTAA
- the hemQ gene encoding hydrogen peroxide-dependent heme synthase: protein MSEAVSTLEGWYCLHDFRAIDWNAWKSLTADERARAEDELYTLLSQYQNTEDQKQGSTAFYSVIGQKADFVFMHLRETLEELNELETAFNKTLFAQVTLPTYSYVSIVELGGYMAKPGTDPMQDPEILARLKPTLPKAKHICFYPMNKRREGNDNWYMLSTEERRSFMRGHGMIGRNYAGKIKQIICGSIGLDDWEWGVTLFADDALQFKKIVYEMRFDETSARFGEFGEFYVGNLLDQDKMASMLKL, encoded by the coding sequence ATGAGTGAAGCCGTATCCACACTGGAAGGCTGGTATTGCCTGCACGATTTCCGCGCGATCGACTGGAATGCATGGAAGAGCCTGACGGCCGATGAAAGAGCCCGTGCCGAGGATGAGCTGTACACCCTATTGAGCCAGTATCAAAATACGGAAGACCAAAAGCAGGGAAGCACCGCTTTTTATTCCGTCATCGGACAAAAGGCCGACTTCGTGTTCATGCACCTTCGCGAAACGCTGGAAGAATTGAACGAGCTTGAAACCGCGTTTAACAAAACGTTGTTCGCACAAGTTACGTTACCGACTTATTCCTATGTCTCTATTGTTGAGCTAGGCGGATACATGGCAAAACCTGGCACTGACCCGATGCAGGATCCCGAAATCCTTGCCCGATTAAAACCAACGCTTCCAAAAGCTAAGCATATCTGCTTCTATCCAATGAATAAGCGACGTGAAGGCAACGATAACTGGTACATGCTTTCCACGGAGGAACGCCGCAGCTTCATGCGCGGCCACGGCATGATTGGCCGCAATTACGCTGGAAAGATTAAGCAGATCATTTGTGGCTCCATCGGTCTGGACGATTGGGAATGGGGCGTAACCCTATTCGCAGATGATGCGCTTCAATTCAAGAAGATCGTTTACGAGATGCGTTTTGACGAGACAAGCGCACGTTTCGGCGAGTTCGGCGAATTCTACGTCGGCAACCTGCTTGATCAAGACAAAATGGCATCGATGCTGAAGCTCTAG
- a CDS encoding putative sporulation protein YtxC: MKLLTVTLTKRTDEQADRLYRLLQFSGGILHNKEHIHIALDRRDGLHQIKVSGVAPAFRLEEDGIRLYKEAAEVLADYLLEEEEPEMLRKMIKHDFHYHQVDEVEGIMAFCGQTLCGEGQWCEGNGKTAAYLRRKQQITAELYEYLEKHEELNLDGLVRFRLQAYRGELRDVVEYAIDEFVMDQQYQEFISLLQYFVYIQEAKIPFVHLIHKGGSEFMLLNERMETLNTDETDAVVTVEMLEKEMNFEDMIVSTLITVSPQQIYIHTREPELQVIKTITQIFEDRVELCGYCRLCHNLDRGAAAEYNKG; this comes from the coding sequence ATGAAGCTGTTAACGGTGACTTTGACAAAACGTACGGATGAGCAGGCGGATCGGCTGTATCGACTGCTTCAATTTTCCGGCGGGATACTACATAATAAGGAGCACATCCATATCGCTCTGGATCGGCGGGATGGCTTGCATCAGATAAAAGTCAGCGGAGTGGCGCCTGCATTTCGGTTAGAGGAAGACGGCATTCGATTATATAAAGAAGCGGCGGAGGTCCTCGCGGACTATTTACTCGAGGAAGAGGAACCGGAGATGCTTCGCAAGATGATTAAACATGACTTCCATTATCATCAGGTTGACGAAGTGGAAGGAATCATGGCCTTTTGCGGGCAAACGCTGTGCGGTGAAGGTCAGTGGTGCGAAGGGAACGGCAAAACGGCAGCTTATTTAAGAAGGAAGCAGCAAATTACAGCTGAGCTTTATGAATATCTTGAGAAGCATGAGGAACTGAATTTGGACGGATTGGTGCGGTTTCGGCTGCAGGCTTACAGAGGTGAGCTGCGGGATGTAGTCGAATACGCGATCGACGAATTTGTAATGGACCAGCAGTATCAGGAATTCATCTCGCTGCTGCAATATTTCGTCTATATACAGGAGGCCAAAATACCGTTCGTGCATCTGATCCATAAGGGCGGCAGCGAATTTATGCTGCTTAACGAGCGTATGGAGACCTTGAATACCGATGAAACCGATGCGGTCGTTACAGTGGAGATGCTGGAGAAGGAAATGAATTTTGAAGATATGATCGTTAGTACGTTAATTACAGTTTCTCCTCAGCAAATCTATATTCACACCAGAGAGCCGGAGCTGCAGGTGATTAAGACGATCACGCAAATATTCGAAGATCGGGTAGAGCTGTGCGGATACTGCAGATTGTGCCATAACCTTGACCGTGGAGCAGCAGCTGAATATAATAAGGGATAA
- the sda gene encoding sporulation histidine kinase inhibitor Sda, whose protein sequence is MKQISNEMLVDSYFRAIDLQLEKEFVELLLDEIRHRQINLDYYRAGEAQVS, encoded by the coding sequence ATGAAACAGATCAGTAATGAGATGTTGGTGGATTCGTATTTCAGAGCTATTGATTTGCAGTTGGAGAAAGAATTTGTTGAATTGTTGCTGGATGAGATTAGACACCGGCAAATCAACTTAGACTACTACAGAGCAGGTGAAGCCCAGGTCAGTTGA
- a CDS encoding HPr family phosphocarrier protein, with translation MQSQTVIVDHPQGFHARPVARWVSLAQTFHSDITVKFESSTIDGKSALGLMALSIKSGAKLEICTSGPDEQEALAALVLLVQNHFQA, from the coding sequence ATGCAGAGTCAGACAGTCATTGTAGATCATCCGCAAGGCTTTCATGCCAGACCTGTTGCCCGTTGGGTGAGCCTTGCCCAGACATTTCACAGCGATATTACCGTGAAGTTCGAAAGCAGCACCATTGACGGTAAAAGTGCGCTAGGGCTCATGGCGCTCAGCATAAAAAGTGGAGCGAAGCTGGAGATTTGTACGAGTGGTCCGGATGAGCAGGAGGCGTTAGCGGCGCTCGTCTTATTGGTTCAAAATCATTTTCAAGCTTGA
- the dnaI gene encoding primosomal protein DnaI produces MESLGELLRGMQGRQLLQQADEKLQQLAMDPLIGKLRQKYPQLDHQTMKLNLNKLHQYVTEYNNCSNCPGLDRCPNDLEGHYSILTVEPGEDRTRVHDQKVSCKKFIARATQDAVRSRIRSFYVDERALSEGYSSLEILDKDPDREEAVGQVIDYIFRVRESGLQSTGLYLAGHFGTGKTFLMCYLLYELAKDGYSGAIVYMPDFAEDLKSMFQDPMKLKETIDVLKETDLLVFDDIGAENLNPWLRDHVMGAILNYRMNRKPTFFTSNHDLNSLEKHFSFTSKDGDEEYKGQRIMDRIRPFVEVVMVNGSNKRGSN; encoded by the coding sequence GTGGAATCGTTAGGAGAGCTGCTGCGCGGCATGCAGGGCCGCCAGCTGTTACAACAAGCGGATGAGAAATTGCAGCAATTGGCGATGGATCCTCTCATCGGCAAGCTGAGGCAAAAATATCCGCAGCTAGATCATCAGACAATGAAGCTCAATTTGAACAAGCTGCACCAATATGTGACGGAATACAACAACTGCTCGAATTGTCCGGGCCTGGACCGCTGTCCGAACGACCTTGAAGGTCATTACTCCATACTGACAGTAGAGCCTGGTGAAGACCGGACGCGCGTCCACGATCAGAAGGTGTCCTGCAAGAAGTTTATCGCGAGGGCAACGCAGGATGCGGTACGCAGCCGGATTCGCAGTTTTTATGTGGATGAACGGGCGCTGTCAGAGGGATATTCGTCACTGGAGATATTAGACAAGGATCCCGATCGGGAAGAAGCGGTCGGGCAGGTCATCGATTATATTTTCAGGGTGAGGGAGAGCGGACTGCAATCAACAGGTCTTTACCTCGCAGGACATTTTGGAACAGGCAAAACCTTCTTAATGTGCTACCTGCTCTATGAGCTGGCCAAAGACGGGTATTCGGGAGCGATCGTGTACATGCCCGATTTTGCCGAGGATTTGAAATCGATGTTCCAGGATCCGATGAAGCTGAAGGAAACGATCGATGTGCTGAAGGAAACGGATCTGCTGGTGTTTGACGACATCGGCGCAGAGAACCTGAATCCGTGGCTGCGCGACCATGTGATGGGAGCGATCCTTAATTACCGGATGAACCGCAAGCCGACATTTTTTACCTCTAATCACGATTTAAACTCTCTTGAGAAGCATTTTAGCTTTACCAGTAAGGATGGGGACGAGGAATACAAAGGCCAGAGGATCATGGATCGCATCCGGCCTTTTGTTGAAGTGGTCATGGTGAATGGATCCAATAAGCGGGGCTCGAATTAA
- a CDS encoding NAD(P)/FAD-dependent oxidoreductase yields the protein MSRIPRIVILGAGYGGIVTAIRLQKELNYNEADVTLVNKHDYHYITTHLHMPAAGTDNPENARVNILKLIDEFKIDFVKSTVVQIRPQEKKVILEEGTLSYDYLVIGLGGEPETFGIPGLKEYALNIRSINSVRFIREHIEYQFAKFKREPSRTEYLTFVVGGAGFTGIEFIGELADRIPQLCKEFDVDPSLVKIYNVEAAPTALPGFDPELVEYAMDVLKNKGVTFKIATAIKECTPEGVVLATGEEIKSATVIWTGGIRGNHMLDEAGFETMRGRIKVDETLRVPGHENVYVLGDCSIVMNPEGRPYPPTAQISMQQAEVCASNLVAQIRGSELKKFEYKPKGTVASLGRGEAIGIVGSKKIKGGTAAIMKKIIDMRYLYIIGGIPLVIKKGKF from the coding sequence ATGAGTCGAATTCCGAGAATAGTCATTTTGGGCGCTGGGTATGGAGGCATTGTAACGGCTATTCGTTTGCAAAAAGAGCTGAACTACAATGAGGCTGATGTGACGCTGGTAAACAAGCATGATTACCACTACATTACCACTCATCTGCATATGCCTGCAGCAGGTACGGATAATCCTGAAAATGCAAGAGTGAATATTTTGAAGCTCATCGACGAGTTTAAAATTGACTTCGTTAAATCCACTGTCGTTCAAATTCGTCCGCAGGAGAAGAAAGTCATTCTTGAAGAAGGAACGCTTTCGTATGACTATTTGGTAATTGGTCTTGGTGGCGAACCGGAAACATTCGGTATTCCAGGTCTAAAGGAGTACGCTCTGAATATTCGTTCGATCAACAGCGTCCGTTTCATTCGCGAACATATCGAATACCAATTCGCCAAGTTCAAGCGCGAGCCTTCCCGTACTGAGTACTTGACTTTTGTAGTCGGCGGCGCAGGGTTTACGGGCATCGAATTTATCGGCGAGCTGGCTGACCGAATTCCTCAACTGTGCAAGGAATTCGACGTGGATCCTTCCCTTGTTAAAATTTATAATGTAGAAGCGGCACCGACGGCATTACCGGGATTTGATCCGGAGCTGGTCGAGTACGCAATGGATGTTCTGAAGAATAAAGGCGTAACGTTCAAGATCGCTACAGCCATCAAAGAGTGCACGCCGGAGGGCGTTGTGCTGGCCACTGGCGAAGAGATTAAATCCGCGACGGTCATCTGGACTGGCGGTATTCGCGGAAATCACATGTTGGATGAAGCTGGCTTCGAAACGATGCGCGGTCGCATTAAAGTGGATGAGACACTGCGTGTGCCGGGGCATGAGAATGTGTACGTCTTGGGCGATTGCTCCATCGTGATGAATCCGGAAGGCCGCCCATACCCACCGACGGCGCAAATCTCTATGCAGCAAGCGGAAGTGTGCGCAAGCAATCTAGTGGCCCAAATTCGCGGTTCCGAGCTAAAGAAGTTTGAATATAAGCCAAAAGGAACAGTGGCGTCCCTTGGCCGCGGCGAAGCGATCGGAATTGTCGGTTCCAAGAAAATTAAAGGCGGAACGGCTGCGATCATGAAGAAAATCATCGATATGCGCTACCTGTACATCATTGGCGGAATTCCGCTGGTCATCAAGAAAGGAAAGTTCTAG
- a CDS encoding YqzM family protein → MNDPKHPELHVYEEGRDDLMDTAMGFGVFFIVLFGIAVVATVISMLVK, encoded by the coding sequence ATGAACGATCCTAAACATCCGGAGCTGCACGTGTACGAAGAAGGACGCGACGATTTGATGGATACGGCCATGGGCTTCGGCGTATTCTTTATCGTTCTTTTCGGAATCGCGGTAGTGGCTACTGTTATCTCCATGTTGGTGAAGTAA
- a CDS encoding L,D-transpeptidase family protein — protein sequence MQHFHDRFKPPAADNLVHLHKNVYVNRKDPNYHEKVLRYLDPHSPEAHYRLGQQFEHRGEPAKAIFHYKAAMKTQPSPYYYPASAAIRRLDKTQHSAVSAHRLEAGPFSSNRRTRSAIPLFMKTLLIALLLLNLLLFAALYGPTTVSKAVSVVLPWSIGKEVTYESVETPFVMHFPYGHPREQVEKALHIKAMNLSETYPMISIRIYGMASPVTVIENKAMPLTNEESKSKAFVVAEYNPAIDTAVKIRFLNSKLQQLHTAAGANLVRTALLAYVADHGNPPASIDLLLKDYPNNYLSFLPIETESGSANVRTVFDRSGGWVYDTSADEPSSMFYPNTAADTAAYPYVPLTLTVNPSSHSLRLAAGPLLLAEAPVGLGRNNLTPAGRFFISERVLEPQGSKPGVYGAAALGMGGLAIHGTLDEESIRQNQSLGCIRLSNSDIAALYPLVPKGTEVEIAKATAPKGDFTTALSPELLLPAQPLFPSPDETAPYRLFHWLG from the coding sequence ATGCAGCATTTTCACGATCGTTTCAAACCCCCGGCAGCGGACAATCTGGTTCACCTTCATAAGAATGTGTACGTGAACCGCAAGGACCCGAACTATCACGAAAAGGTCCTCCGCTACCTTGATCCTCATTCGCCTGAAGCGCATTATCGGCTAGGGCAGCAATTCGAGCATAGAGGAGAACCGGCTAAAGCTATTTTTCATTACAAAGCAGCGATGAAGACGCAGCCTTCTCCTTATTATTATCCTGCTTCCGCTGCGATTCGCCGTTTGGATAAAACCCAGCATTCGGCAGTATCGGCTCATCGTTTGGAAGCTGGCCCTTTTTCATCCAACAGGAGGACGCGCTCGGCCATTCCTCTGTTTATGAAAACGCTTCTTATCGCACTGCTTTTGTTGAACCTTCTGCTGTTTGCGGCCCTTTACGGGCCCACGACCGTATCCAAGGCGGTATCTGTCGTATTGCCGTGGTCAATCGGCAAGGAAGTCACCTATGAAAGCGTGGAGACACCGTTTGTCATGCATTTCCCTTACGGTCACCCCCGCGAGCAAGTGGAAAAAGCACTGCACATCAAAGCAATGAATCTCTCCGAAACCTATCCGATGATCAGCATTCGTATTTACGGCATGGCTTCCCCTGTAACGGTCATTGAGAATAAAGCAATGCCCCTAACGAACGAGGAGTCTAAAAGCAAAGCCTTTGTCGTGGCGGAATATAACCCGGCCATCGATACCGCCGTAAAAATCCGGTTTCTCAACTCGAAGCTGCAGCAGCTTCATACCGCCGCGGGCGCCAACCTGGTCCGGACCGCTCTTCTGGCTTATGTGGCGGATCACGGAAATCCTCCTGCTTCCATCGACCTGCTGCTTAAAGATTACCCTAACAATTATTTAAGCTTTCTGCCTATAGAAACGGAATCCGGTTCGGCGAATGTCCGAACCGTTTTTGATCGCAGCGGAGGTTGGGTATACGATACATCGGCTGATGAACCCTCATCTATGTTTTACCCCAACACAGCGGCCGATACAGCAGCCTATCCTTACGTTCCATTGACGCTGACCGTGAACCCATCCTCTCATTCTCTGCGGCTTGCGGCCGGTCCGCTTTTGCTGGCGGAAGCACCCGTTGGACTTGGCCGGAACAACCTCACGCCGGCAGGCAGGTTCTTCATCTCCGAGAGGGTTCTTGAACCGCAGGGCAGTAAGCCCGGGGTCTATGGCGCCGCCGCGCTCGGTATGGGAGGCCTAGCGATTCACGGTACCCTAGACGAAGAATCAATCAGGCAAAATCAATCTCTGGGATGCATTCGGTTATCCAACAGCGATATTGCCGCGCTCTATCCGTTGGTTCCCAAAGGCACGGAGGTGGAGATCGCCAAGGCTACTGCACCGAAAGGCGACTTTACGACAGCTTTATCCCCAGAGCTGCTGCTTCCGGCTCAGCCCCTGTTTCCTTCCCCTGACGAAACGGCGCCATACCGCCTGTTCCATTGGCTTGGCTGA
- a CDS encoding helicase DnaB, whose protein sequence is MRITNLLHFSEYHRFYVVRDFALSSLDYKVLTAVYQPMIGAYALSIYYTLFHQLAADKAGCSEIEQQRKLFLALELEAGERGRKHFVEQTSRLEAVGLLKTSRRFAAASEDYVYEYTLYAPEKPADFFRNQHLTLLLRDKVGKYAVFALRDELVRPEPDELKDANAENLSVPFYELFRLNTQVVDYELEQAFFESAAAEPAEGKPEVTYKGYQYAEIIMHFPRESLNREYVERLKYETEQMATINFVAKKYSLYLTDVCRLLDEDGVFDEEGRVVLELLQHKANQVFRADKKRSDDRTRMLAKVNDKQGDSSRDGDEDGQSTGDKIVEMEFYLDVPDIFQGECNQHQYNYILRNEPYTFLLEKIFSKGSVPDGLLDTLSKVDLNYGLREEVINVLIHYIYVNKRSWSRTSIEFSVTDMLGKQVSSFEQAVQYIREQMKYTDKKASRSAQSKSGGGTAAARGGRGGVRQKPVIPIVKDAPAAKQRSEAEREALRKKAQQLDGQR, encoded by the coding sequence ATGCGAATAACGAATTTGCTGCATTTTTCCGAATATCACCGTTTCTATGTCGTACGGGATTTCGCGTTGAGCAGCTTGGATTATAAGGTGCTGACTGCGGTTTACCAGCCTATGATCGGGGCGTATGCCCTGAGCATATATTACACGCTGTTTCATCAGCTGGCAGCCGATAAGGCAGGCTGCTCCGAGATAGAGCAGCAGCGCAAGCTCTTTCTGGCACTGGAGCTGGAGGCAGGGGAAAGAGGCAGAAAGCATTTTGTCGAACAGACCTCTCGTCTTGAAGCAGTAGGGCTTTTGAAGACGTCGCGCCGGTTTGCAGCGGCTTCGGAAGATTATGTATACGAATATACGCTGTATGCGCCTGAAAAGCCGGCGGATTTTTTCCGGAATCAGCATTTGACGCTGCTGCTGCGGGATAAGGTTGGTAAATATGCGGTCTTTGCGCTGCGGGACGAGCTAGTACGGCCGGAGCCCGATGAACTGAAGGACGCCAATGCGGAGAACTTATCCGTACCGTTCTACGAGCTGTTTCGGCTCAATACTCAAGTCGTTGATTATGAGCTGGAGCAGGCTTTCTTCGAGTCAGCCGCAGCTGAACCTGCGGAAGGGAAACCGGAAGTGACCTATAAGGGTTACCAATACGCGGAAATCATCATGCATTTCCCGCGCGAATCCTTAAACCGGGAGTATGTGGAGCGTCTCAAGTATGAGACGGAACAGATGGCTACCATTAATTTTGTGGCGAAAAAGTATAGTTTATATCTGACGGACGTTTGCCGTTTGCTGGATGAGGACGGCGTATTTGACGAAGAAGGACGGGTCGTTCTGGAATTGCTTCAGCATAAGGCGAATCAAGTATTCCGGGCGGATAAAAAACGCAGCGACGACCGTACTCGTATGCTGGCCAAAGTGAATGATAAGCAGGGGGATTCAAGCCGCGACGGCGATGAGGACGGTCAATCCACTGGGGATAAAATCGTGGAGATGGAATTTTATCTGGACGTGCCCGATATATTCCAAGGCGAATGCAATCAGCACCAGTACAATTATATTTTACGTAACGAGCCCTATACATTCCTGTTAGAGAAAATATTCTCCAAAGGTTCGGTGCCGGACGGGCTGCTCGATACGCTGTCCAAGGTCGATTTGAATTACGGGTTGCGTGAAGAAGTCATTAATGTACTCATTCATTATATTTACGTTAACAAACGTTCATGGTCCAGGACATCCATTGAATTCAGCGTGACGGACATGCTGGGGAAGCAGGTTAGTTCGTTCGAACAGGCGGTTCAATATATCCGTGAGCAGATGAAATATACGGACAAGAAAGCGTCTCGAAGCGCACAGAGCAAAAGCGGCGGGGGCACAGCAGCGGCAAGGGGAGGCCGGGGAGGAGTACGTCAGAAGCCGGTCATCCCGATTGTCAAGGATGCGCCTGCTGCGAAACAGCGAAGCGAAGCCGAACGGGAGGCGCTCCGCAAAAAAGCCCAACAGCTTGACGGACAGAGGTAG
- a CDS encoding YuiB family protein has protein sequence MLQLIIVTMLLFVLFFGLGFILNMLMKTTWFPIYGYIALVIGLVIYWEWGTGSLGANLAEYSIVDYVPAIGGLIGAIISGSTIKSLREKGYKMF, from the coding sequence TTGCTGCAATTGATTATCGTCACCATGCTGTTGTTCGTGCTTTTCTTCGGGCTCGGTTTTATTCTAAACATGCTGATGAAAACGACCTGGTTTCCCATTTATGGATATATTGCTCTGGTCATCGGTTTGGTCATCTATTGGGAATGGGGTACCGGCTCGCTTGGCGCCAACTTGGCAGAATACTCTATTGTCGACTATGTGCCCGCTATCGGCGGTCTGATCGGCGCCATCATCAGCGGCTCGACGATCAAATCTCTTCGGGAAAAAGGCTATAAAATGTTTTAA